TGGCGACCTTGAAGGCGTTCTCGACGGCCAGGGTTCCGTAGTCGATGAAGAAGAGGTGGTCGAAGCCCTCGGGCTTGGCCACTTCGGCGAAGGTCTTGACGAACTCGGCCATTTCGACGGTGTAGATGTCGGAGCTGGCCACCTTGTTGATGGCCGAGCGGAAGATCTTCTCCTTGAATTCGTCGTTGGCCAGCTTGGGATGGTTCATGCCGAAGGGGGCCGAGGCGAAGAAGGTGTAGAAGTCGAGCCACTGGTCTCCCGTGGCGGCGTCGACGATATGGCTACCCTTGGATTTCTCCATGTCGATGACGATGTCGAAACCGTCACGGAGAACCCACTTGGCAATGGTGTCGAAGACCTGGTTGGGCTTAACGGAGCACTGAGTCATGGAAACTGCCTCCTCCTTCCGAAGCTACCCTGAAAGAATCCGAACGATCAACCTAGGCGGATTATAAGTTTATGACCTCAATGACTACGGCCTCATTTTATTCCATGAGTACAGCTCTTGCAAGTCCATCTTGAGATAACTTGAGTCTTTTATGCAAGTTCTTTTATTCACCATTGAACCACAGCTATTCTTCAGGTCATAGATCGGGGAAAGGCGTCGTCGCCAGAATATGGTGGACCCCATTGTCAAGACCATTTGAGGCCCGAAGTTAGTTAAAGTCAGACCGCCATCGGTCCCTCCCGGTCGGCAAAGTGAACCTCCCGCGGTGTCCTGTAGTTCAGTGAGGAGTGAAGCCTTTCGTCGTTGTAGAAGTCCATATACTCCCGCAGGCCGCAGCGGAGATCGCGGACCCGCTCGTAGTCGTTCAAGTAGAGCCACTCATACTTGAGGGTCCGCCAGAAGCGTTCCACGAAGATGTTGTCGAGGGCCCTGCCACGACCGTCCATGCTGATCCGGATCTCCTTTTCCTTGAGCAGAGACAGAAAGGCCTTACTGGTGAACTGACAGCCCTGGTCGGTGTTGAAGATCTCCGGCGTTCCCTGCCGAAGGGCCCTGTCGAGGGCGACGACGCAGAACTCTGCGTCCAGGGTGTTGGAAAGTTCCCAGGAGAGGACGAAGCGGCTGTGCCAATCGATGACGGCCGCGAGGTACATGAAACCGCCACTCATCGGGAGGTAGGTGACATCGGTGCTCCAGACCTGATTCGGTCTGACGATGACGGCGTTCCGGAGCAGGTAGGGATAAATCTCATGTTCGGGGTGAGGCTTGCTGGTTCCCGGTTTGGGGCCAATCCCTTCGAGCCCCATAAGCCTCATCAGCCGTCCGATCCGTTTGCGGTTCACGTCCTGTCCCTGTCGACGCAGCCAGGCCGTCATCCGGCGGCTCCCGTAAGAGGGGGCGCAGGTGTACCGGCCGTCGATGAGCTCCATGATTTCAAGGTTCTCCGCCGTCTCCGTCGCGGAAGAGCTCGCGTAGTAGAAGCTGGACCGGTTAAGATCAAGGAGGTCACATTGCCGACGAACACTGATCGAAGGGTGCTCGGGATCGATGGAGGTCCGCTTTCCCTCAAGCGTCAGCGCCTGATTTTTTTTTGAGCCAGTCGAGCTCCATCTTGAGCCGACCGATCTCCTGGTAGAGGGGGGCCATCGACGTCTCGACATCCATCGGAGTGCCTTTGCGTTGAAAGATCTCCGGACCCCCTTGCAGAAGCTGCTTCTTCCACTGACCGATCTGGACGGCGGAAACCTCGAACTCACCCGACAATTGAGCCAGGGTCTTATCCCCTTTCAGGGCAGCGAAGGCTACTTTGCTTTTGAACTCCGCTGAACGCCTCTGTCGCTTGGCTGCCATGATGTCCCCTCTCTTTCTGGGACCCTATGATACAGCCCGACTTCAACTGCAACTTAGCTCGTGGTCCAGTTTTCGGGGTCCACTATAGAAGGGCCGCGATCTCCTCGCCGGAGTGTTCTTTTCCCTGGTTCATTCCCGGGCAGCGGCGACTCTCCTCCATCCAGGCACGAGGCGAGGCCAGAAGGGAGGGCCAGAAGGGAAAGAGCCGACACTGGAGGGGCCTGAGGCCGTAGACGGTACAGCGGCCCGTGGCGCCGTCCAGCAGGCGGCATTCGCCGTTGGCCTTTTCGACGATGCTGGGGCGACCGTAGCGCCCCGTCACGTAGCGGCGGCGAAACTCCTCCAGGTTCGACGCGATTCGTGCGGCAAGCATTCTTTCTTCCTCTTCGGTGAACCATATGGCCCCCGGTTCACCGCGACAGCAACGGCCGCAACCCAGACACTCAAACTTTAAACCTGTCCACCACCAGGGTTTATCCGATTTCGGACCGTCCATATCCGTCGCTCCCTTCAGTTCATCTTTTGACGCCGGAGACCCACCGCCCCTTCGGGGCGGGCGCGGGCAGGATGGCCACGCTCCCAGGGAAAGCTCGTCGCTTCGGCGGCGACGACGTGGGGAAACCTCTCCGCCCCTCCGGGGCGGGCGCGGGCAGGATGCCCACGCTCCCAGGGAAAACCCGTCGCCGGAGGGCCGACTTTCCCGGACCGCGCGACTCCATTCGGCCGGGGGCCCTATCGGGAGCGCCGCTTCGCCTGGCCGCGAGGGTTTTGCCCCTGCTGGGAGCGCGGCCATCCTTGGCGGCGCGCGGGACGGATTTTTCGTCCCGCAGGGTTTTCCTCCTCGGTCGCCGTCGCTTCGGCGGCAACGGCATGGGGAAACCCCTCCGCCCCTTCGGGGCGGGCGCGGGCAGGATGCCCACGCTCCCAGGGAAAGCTCGTCGCTTCGGCGGCGACGACGTGGGGAAACCCCTCCGCCCCTCCGGGACGGGCGCGGGCAGGATGCCCACGCTCCCAGGAAAAACCCGTCGCTCCGGCGGCGACGACGTGGGGAAACCCCTCCGCCCCTCCGGGACGGGCGCGGGCAGGATGCCCACGCTCCCAGGGCAAGCCCGTCGCCGGAGGGCCGACTTTTCCGGACCGCGCGACTCCATTCGGCCGGGGACCCTATCGGGAGCGCGGCTTCGCCTGGCCGCGAGGGTTTTGCCCTCGCCGGGAGTGCCGTTTCGCCTGACCGCGGGGGTTTTGCCCCTGCTGGGAGCGCGGCCATCCTGGCGGCGCGCGGGACGGGTTTTTCGTCCCGCAGGGTTTCCCTCCTCGGTCGCCGTCGCTCCGGCGGCGACGGCGTGCGTGCAGGGAGACCACCGCCCCTTCGGGGCGGACGCCGAGGGGGAGTCCCGTCTGCCGTCGGGACTCCCCCTCGGTATTCTCCCCGCCCCTCAGCTTCGCTTCGCTTCGGGCAGGGCCTTGACGAGCTGGCTGTAGAGGACTTTCCAGAGGCCGACGCCCTCTCCTTCGCTGAGGCTTTCCGAGGACATTTCCACGGCCAGGTCTTCGAGGACGGCGTAGGTCCGTTTGTCTCCGGCGCCGAGGGCCCGGGCGCTTTTCATCATGTTTTTCCAGAGATCGGCGAGGAAGATGCCCTCGAAGTCGCGGCAGGCCTCTTCGAGTCTGGCCTTTTCCCGGTCATCGGCGGCGCGTCCTGAGGGCAGAAGCGACGGGACACCGGCGGACTTCCCGACGGGGTCCATCACATCACCACCAGTTCGCCGTGAAGGGCGCCGGCCCTGTCGATGGCCTGGAGGATGGCGATCATGTCGCGGGGCGAGGCGCCGACGCCGTTGAGGGCCGCGACGAGTTCGTCGACCGTTCCCGCCTCGGGAACGGTGATGAGCTGTCCTCCCCCCTCCTGGGCGGAGACGGCCGTGCGGGGGACGACGGCGGTCTGGCCCTGCCCGAAGGGCTGCGGCTGGGAGACCTGGGGCTGCTCCACGACCTGGACTGTGAGGTTGCCGTGGGCGACGGCGACGGTGTCGATGCGGACGTTGCCGCCCATGACGACGGTGCCGGTCCTTTCGTTGACGACGACGCGGGCCGTCGCGTCGGGACGGACGGGAAGGGCTTCGAGCTCGGCGATGAAGGCCGAGGGAGTGGCCGCGTAGGCCGGAGGGATGGCGACTTCGACGCGACCGGCATCTTCGGGGCGGGCGACGGCGCCGAACTGGGCGTTGATGGCCTCGGCCATGCGACGGGCCGTGGTGAAGTCGGGCTGGTTGAGGAGGAGGGAGAGGGTACCCCCGGGGCCGGTGAAGGAGGAGGCCACCTCCCGTTCGACGAGGACGCCTCCGGCGATGCGGCCCGTGGTGGTGATGTTTTTGGAGACGGAGGCGGCCTGTCCGCCCGCCGAGAAGCCGCCGACGAGGACGGGCCCCTGGACGGCGGCGTAGACGGCGCCGTTGGCGGCCTTGAGGGGCGTCTGGAGGAGGACGCCTCCTTCGAGGCTTTTGGCGTCGCCCATGGCCGAGACGCGGGCGTCGAGGGCCTGGCCCGGCCGGGCGAAGGGGGGAAGGTCGGCGGTGACGGAGACGACGGCGGAGTTGCGGCTTTTGAGGTCTCCCGCGTCGATGGAGATGCCGAACTGGTCGACCATGTTCTTCATCATCCGCAGGACGAGGTCTCCTCGGTCCCCCGTTCCCTGAAGGCCGACGACGAGGCCCATGCCCACGAGTTGGTTCGATCGGGCACCGCCGACGGTGGCCAGGTCCTTGAGACGGACCTGGGCCGCGGCGGAGGGCAGGGCCGACGCGACGGCGAGGAGGATAAGGAGGGAAAGAAGGGTCTTCCCGATGTTTTTCATGACGGTCCCTCCCGATGGCTAGAAAATGGTCTGGAGAATCTGGGTGAGGATGCCCGGCTTCTGGAGGCGGCCGACGCTGCCCTTTCCTTCGACGGAGAGGGTGGCGTTGGCGACGCGGTCGCTGGCGACGCTGTTGTCGGGGCCGACGTCCTGGGGGCGGATGACGCCCTCGATGCGCAGGCGCAGGTTCTCCTCGTGGGTCCGCACGTTGCGGCTGCCTTCGATGACGAGGTTGCCGTTGGGCAGGACTTCGGTGACGAGGCAGGTGATGGTCGTCGTCAGGGTGTGTTTGCGCTCCGTCGAGGCGTCACCGGTCATGGTGCTGCTGCTGCCGAAGCCGAGCTTTTTGATGAAGTCGAAGATGCCGACTCCGTCGGCCACCTCCGATGCGTTGGTCTTGCTGAGGTCGGTCTTACCCTCGTCTTTCGTCGACGTCTTTTCGGCCACGGTGACGGTGACGATGTCGCCGACACGGGTGGGGCGACGGTCGGCGAAGAGGTTCGCCGAGTCGCTCCAGAGCGAGTCGGCCCAGGCCGGCAGAGCCAGGGCGAGGACGATCAGGAAGACCGGGAGGGCTTTTCTTTTCATGACGTTCATCTCGCTTCCACCACTCCGGGACCGACGACGACGGCTTCGACGACGACCCTGCTTTCCATGTTCCTCACGCGCACCGTTTCGCCGAGGGCGCCGCTGTCGAGGGCCTGGGCGGAGGCGACGACGACGAGGGATCCCGAGCGGGCCCGAAGGATGACGCGGTCACGCCTCTCGACGAGGGGAAGGGTCTCGAAGTCGCCCCGCGTCAGGGCCGATCCGGCCGGGACGTCCCGGGCGAGACGGCTGCCGAGGAGGCCTTCGAGCGAGAAGGGGATGTCGCGGAGGCTGTCCCTCTCGACGGTGCGCAGGAAGAGGTCTCCCTCCCTGAGGACATCGCCTTTTTTGAGAGGGCGCGTCGCGACGGGGGCGGGCTGGAACCAGCGCAGGCGGACCGGCAGGGCTCTCTCGCCTCCGTCGGGGAGGCGAAGCCGGAGCGTGACCGACGCTTCGCCGATCTGCACGGTCTGGCCCGCGGCGATCCGGGCTCCCCGGGGGAGGTCGACGGGGCTGGCCTCGAGTCCCCAGGGCCATCCGACGAGGGCCTTGACGAGGCCCGCCGTCGTCCCGGCACCGGCGACGCTGACGCTTTCGGCCATGACGATGCGGAGTCGGATGCCGCCGATGCCGGCCTCCTGGAGGGCGTCGATGACGTCTTTGCGGGTGAGTCGCCCCTGGCGGTCGGGGTGGACGGTCAGGCCCGAGACGACGCGGACCAGCTCGGCGTCGCCGCCGAGGGCGGCGACTTCGCCGAGGGAAACGACGCCTCCCCGGGCCTGGACGGAGGCGGGGATTTCGATGCTGAGGTCGGCGGCCCACGCCGCACCTGCCGCGAGGAGCAGGGCCAGAAGAAGCGGCGCCAGGCGAAGGGGGGCTCTCACGGCGGCACCTCTAGCGCTTGAGGCTGTTGGCGATGCGGAGGAGGTCGTCGGCGGTCTGGATGGTCTTCGAGTTGGCCTCGTAGGCCCTCTGGGCGACGATCATGTTGACCATCTCCTCGACGACCTGGACGTTGGACATTTCGATGAAGCGGTGGAGAACGTAGCCGATTCCCTCGTCGCCGGGCGCTCCGACGATGGGTTCGCCGCTGGCGTCGGTCTCGCGGAAGAGGTTTTTGCCCACAGCCTTGAGGCCTCCTGGGTTGACGAAGCGGGCCAGCTCGATATCCCCCACTTCCTGCTGGTCCGGGTCGGCGACGGTGGTGATGGAGACGACGCCGGTGGGGCTGATGGAGATGCTCGTCGTGTCGTCGGGGACGACGATGTTGGGTTCCAGGAGGTAGCCGTTGGAGGTGACGATCTGCCCATCGCCGTCGCGACGCCAGGAGCCGTCGCGGGTGTAGGCGATCTCGCCGTCGGGAAGGACGACCTGGAAGAAGCCGTCTCCCTCGATGGCCATGTCGTAGTCGCCGCCGGTTTCCGTAAGGTTGCCCTCGTTCATCATGCGGTTCGTGCCGACGACGCGCGTTCCCAGGCCGACCTGGATGCCCGTGGGGACGACGGAACCGACCTCGACGGGAGCGCCGGGCTCCCTATCGATCTGGTAAAGCAGGTCCTCGAAGTCGGCCCGGACTTTTTTGAAGCCCGTCGTGTTGACGTTGGCGAGGTTGTTGGCGACGACGTCGAGATGGGTCTGTTGAGCGACCATTCCCGAGGCGCCCGTCCAAAGGGATCGCAGCATGTCCGTCTACCTCCTTCTGTCTACCCTGTCTTGCCGAAGGCCGTCGTGAGACGCGAGGCCGACTCGTCCTGGGTGGTGACGCACTTGGCCGAGGCCTCGTAGGCCCGGTGGGCATCCATCATGCGGACCATCTCCTCGACGACGTGGACGTTGGACATCTCCAGGGCGCCGGGGATGATCCGGTAGTTATCCAGGTCCTGAGCGGCCCCGGAGGCTTCCGTCTCGGTGACGAGGCTCTTGCCGACCTGACGGAGCCACGTCGGGTTTTCGAAGGTGACGAAACGGAGGTTGCCGACGATCTCTCCGTCGACGGAGATCTGGCCTCCGTCGCCGATGAGAAGCTCCTGTCCCTCGCCGAATTCGATGTCGCCTCCGTCGCCCTGGACGCGGTAGCCGTCGTGGGTCACGAGGCGCCCCTGATCGTCGCGGACGAAGTGGCCCGACCGGGTGTAAAAGACGTTGCCTCCGTCGTCGGTGACGACGAAGTAGCCCTCTTCGCCGGCGGCGACGTCGAGGGGGTTGCCCGTGACCTGGACGGAGCCGGCCGAGGTGCGCAGGGCCGTTTCGGAGAGGACGGTGGTGAGGGCGGCGTCGCCGATGGGCGTCTTTCCGCCGAGGACGAGCCGGCGTTCGACCCCGAAGCGTTTCTCGTCGGCCTCGATGCGGCTCATGAGAAGGGAGGGGAAGGCCTCGTTGACGGCCCGTCTTCCCCTGAAGCCGCTGGTGCCGACGTTGGCCAGGTTGTTGGCGGCGACGTCGATGCCGGCGCTCTGGACGAGCATGGCCGAAGTTCCGGTGTAGATGCCTCGAAACACGGTAGGGCCCCCTTTAGCTAGCCCCCGAGGCGTCGGCCTCCCTTGCGAATGGCGGGAATGACGGTGCCGGAGACGCGCAGTCTGTCCAGTTCCTCCAGCGCCTTGCCCGTGCCGAGGGCGACGCACTCCATGGGGTGATCTGCGATGTAGCAGGAGATGTCGGTCTCTTCCATGACCCGCTCGGGAAGGCCTTTGAGAAGGGCGCCTCCGCCGGTGAGGACGATTCCTCTGTCTATGATATCGGCTGCCAGCTCGGGCGGCGTTAGCTCCAGGACCTTGCGGATTCCCTCGATGATCTGCTGGACCGTCTCCTCGATGGCCTGGGAGACGGCGAAGCTGGTGATCTCGATCTGTCGGGGCAGGCCGTGGATGAGGTCCCGTCCCCTGATGGCGAGGGATTTCTCCTCGTCTCTGGGGAAGCAGGTGCCGATCTGGATCTTGAGGTCCTCCGACGTCTGTTCGCCGATGGCCAGGTTGAACTGTTTGCGGACGTAACGGGTGATGGCCTCGTCGAAACGGTCGCCGCCGACGCGGAGCGATTCGGAGACGACGATGCCTCCGAGGGAGATGACGGCGATGTCGGTCGTTCCGCCGCCGATGTCGACGACCATGTTGCCCCGCGGTTCGGCGACGTCGAGGTTGGCGCCGATGCCGGAGGCCATGGGCTCTTCGATGAGGTAGGCCTCCTTGGCGCCCACTTCGATGGCCGCCTCGAGAACGGCGCGACGCTCCACGTCGGTGGCCCCCGAGGGGACGCAGATCATGACGCGGTTGCGGAAGAGCCGTCCCATTCCGGAGGTGATTTTTTTCAGAAAGTAGTGGAGCATGACTTCCGTTATGGTGTAGTCGGCGATGACGCCATCCCGCAGGGGACGGACGGCGACGACGTGTCCCGGCGTCCGCCCCAGCATGCGCTTGGCCTCGGAGCCGACGGCGAGAACCTTGCCCGTGTTCTGGTCGACGGCGACGACGGAGGGTTCGCGCATGACGACGCCCTTACCCCTGACGTAGATGAGGACCGTGGCGGTGCCGAGGTCGATACCGATGTCCTTGCCCCACATCCTCGTGACCTCCTTACTTCCCTTCGGTTTCGCCGGTTGCGGCGGAAACTGCAGTAATGACTATAGCGCCATCGCGACGCTCTCACAAGTTGAAGGATTGTCCCCGAATCGGCAGACTCGCCGGGGCGAACGCCTCCGGGACCGGCGATTCGAGGTCCGCTCGAATCCCCCTGCCGGCAGGGCTTCGAGGCAGATTCCCGGTCCGGCCGCGGGGCGGCCGGACCGGGGTTTCCGCCGCAGAGCTTCGAGGGGGGAGCCTCCGGCCGTCGGGCCGAGTGGAGTCTATTCTTCCACGCCCGTCGCTCGCATGTTTTCCTCCGACGTTTCGCGCCAGGGAGAGGGGACGTAGCCCACCTTCCAGAGAAAGAGCCCCTGAGGGGGCGCCGTCCTTCCCGATTCCTCCCTCCCCTTTCCCCCGAGGAGAGAGGCGAACCAGGAGGGATCCCTTTTCCCCCGGGCGACGGCGTCGAGGCTGCCGACGATGATGCGGACCATGTTGGTCAGAAAGCCACGCCCCCGGATGCGCAGGCGCACGATGGGCCCCCGGCGGAGAAGGGTGACGGCGTAGAGGGTCCTCCGACTCTCGTCGGGACAGTCGGCGGCGCGGCAGAAGGCCCGGAAGTCGTGTGTTCCCGGGAGAAGACGGCAGCAGGCGCGGAGGGGTTCGAGGTCCTGCCACGTCCTGTTGTGCCAGACGTAGGGAGCCAGGTGGGGGTAGCAGCACGTCTCCGTCCAGAGGAAGTAGACATATTCCCGGTATTGCGCGTCATGGCGAGCCCGGAAGGCGCCGTCGACGGGAGCGACGCGGAGGACGCGGAGCGTCTGGGGGAGATTGCCCTCCAGGGCGAGGCGCAGCCGCGACGGCTCCCAGCGCCGGGCCGTGTCGAAGGAGACGACCTGTCCCCGGGCGTGGACGCCGCCGTCGGTCCGCCCCGCGCCCTCGACGACGGACGGGACTCCGTTGAGACGGGTCAGGGCCTCTTCGAGAGCCCCCTGGACGGTGACACTCCCGGCCTGGCGCTGCCAGCCGGAGAAGGCGCTTCCCAGATAGGCGACTTCGGCGGCCCAGCGCATGGTCAGAGGAGGATCCGGTCGGCGACGACGGCGGCGGCGACGACGGCGACGACGACGGCCAAAGCCGCTCCGTCGCGAAGACGCCATTTCAGGGGGTTCAGGCGGGTCCGTCCCCTGCCGCCCCTGTAGCCTCGGGCCTCCATGGCCGTGGCGAGATCGTCGGCCCGCTGGAAGACGATGACGAAAAGGGGGACGAGGACGGGGATGAAGGCCCTCAGACGGCGGACCACGTTGCCCCGATCGAGGTCGGCACCGCGGGCGAGCTGGGCCTTCATGATCCGGTCCGTCTCGTCGAGAAGGGTGGGAATGAAGCGGAGGGCGATGGTCATCATCATGGCCAGGTCGTGGGCCGGGAAGCCCAGAGGGGTCAGCGGCGAGAAGAGCCGTTCCAGGCCGTCGGAAAGTTCCATGGGACTCGTCGTCAGGGTGAGAAGTCCGGCGAAGAGGACGAGGAAGAAAAGACGGAGTCCCATGCGGGCGGCCATGACCAGTCCTTCGCCGGTGATGGAGACGATTCCCCACTGCCAGATCGCCTCTCCTTTGGTGAAGAAGACGTGGATCAGGGCCGTGAGGAGGACGAGGACGACGACGGGACGGGCCGAGCGGAGGACCATCGTCAGCGGGATCCGCGCCAGGAAGGCCAGGCAGGGCAGGAGAAGGGCCCAGAGGGGGAAGAGCCTCAGGTCGGAGACGAGGAAGACGCCCGTGAGGAGGGCGACGGCGGCGACGATTTTGCAGCGGGGGTCGAGGTGGTGTACGAAGGAGTCGGCCGGAACGTACTGGCCCAGGGTCATGTGGTTCAGGAACTGCATCGCGAGACCTCCCCGATGAGGGCACGGGCCACCTCTTCCGGATTCCACGAGAGGGGGACGTTGTAGCCGTATTCGCGGAGCGAGCGGGCGAAGGCCAGCACTTCCGGGAGGACGAGGCCCTGTACGGGACGGTCGAGAAGCTGTTCGACGACGATCGCCGGAGGCCCCCAGAAGAGGGCCCTCCCTCTTTCGAGGACGCAGATTTTGTCGCAGTGGGCCAGGGCCAGCTCCAGGTCGTGAGTGACCTGGACGACGGCGATTCCCTCGCGGCGAAGCCCCTCGACGAGGGCCATGAGGTTCCGGCGCCCCCGGGAATCGAGGCCGGCCGCGGGCTCGTCGAGGACGAGGTAGGAGGGGCGGACGGCGAGGACGGAGGCGATGGCCAGGAGCCTCTTCTGCCCTCCCGAGAGGGAGAAGGGACTCCGTCTCCGGGAAAGGCCGTCGAGGCCGACGAGGGCCAGGGCCGCGTCGACGGCGTCGGGAATCTCCTTCTCGTCGAGCCCCCAGTTGCGGGGACCGAAGGTCATCTCCTCCTCGACGGTCTCGGCGAAGAGCTGCTGTTCCGGGTACTGGAAGACGAGGCCGACGCGGCGCCTGATCTCCCGCAGGTCGGGGCCGCCCTTGACGGCCTTGAGGCCGTCGACGGAGACCTCGCCCTCGTCGGCCAGAAGAAGGGCGTTGAGGTGCTGGGCCAGGGTCGACTTGCCACTGCCGGTGTGGCCGACGACGGCGACCCACTGGGCATCGTCGACGGTGAGGGAGACCTCTTTGAGGGCCGTCGTCTCCAGGGGCGTTCCCCTGTGGTAGATGTGGCTGACGTTGCGCAG
The DNA window shown above is from Aminithiophilus ramosus and carries:
- the flgG gene encoding flagellar basal-body rod protein FlgG — its product is MLRSLWTGASGMVAQQTHLDVVANNLANVNTTGFKKVRADFEDLLYQIDREPGAPVEVGSVVPTGIQVGLGTRVVGTNRMMNEGNLTETGGDYDMAIEGDGFFQVVLPDGEIAYTRDGSWRRDGDGQIVTSNGYLLEPNIVVPDDTTSISISPTGVVSITTVADPDQQEVGDIELARFVNPGGLKAVGKNLFRETDASGEPIVGAPGDEGIGYVLHRFIEMSNVQVVEEMVNMIVAQRAYEANSKTIQTADDLLRIANSLKR
- the mreB gene encoding rod shape-determining protein yields the protein MWGKDIGIDLGTATVLIYVRGKGVVMREPSVVAVDQNTGKVLAVGSEAKRMLGRTPGHVVAVRPLRDGVIADYTITEVMLHYFLKKITSGMGRLFRNRVMICVPSGATDVERRAVLEAAIEVGAKEAYLIEEPMASGIGANLDVAEPRGNMVVDIGGGTTDIAVISLGGIVVSESLRVGGDRFDEAITRYVRKQFNLAIGEQTSEDLKIQIGTCFPRDEEKSLAIRGRDLIHGLPRQIEITSFAVSQAIEETVQQIIEGIRKVLELTPPELAADIIDRGIVLTGGGALLKGLPERVMEETDISCYIADHPMECVALGTGKALEELDRLRVSGTVIPAIRKGGRRLGG
- a CDS encoding ATP-binding cassette domain-containing protein codes for the protein MSLILRNVSHIYHRGTPLETTALKEVSLTVDDAQWVAVVGHTGSGKSTLAQHLNALLLADEGEVSVDGLKAVKGGPDLREIRRRVGLVFQYPEQQLFAETVEEEMTFGPRNWGLDEKEIPDAVDAALALVGLDGLSRRRSPFSLSGGQKRLLAIASVLAVRPSYLVLDEPAAGLDSRGRRNLMALVEGLRREGIAVVQVTHDLELALAHCDKICVLERGRALFWGPPAIVVEQLLDRPVQGLVLPEVLAFARSLREYGYNVPLSWNPEEVARALIGEVSRCSS
- a CDS encoding YkgJ family cysteine cluster protein codes for the protein MAALPAGAKPPRSGETALPARAKPSRPGEAALPIGSPAEWSRAVRKSRPSGDGLALGAWASCPRPSRRGGGVSPRRRRRSDGFFLGAWASCPRPSRRGGGVSPRRRRRSDELSLGAWASCPRPPRRGGGVSPCRCRRSDGDRGGKPCGTKNPSRAPPRMAALPAGAKPSRPGEAALPIGPPAEWSRAVRESRPSGDGFSLGAWASCPRPPRRGGEVSPRRRRRSDELSLGAWPSCPRPPRRGGGSPASKDELKGATDMDGPKSDKPWWWTGLKFECLGCGRCCRGEPGAIWFTEEEERMLAARIASNLEEFRRRYVTGRYGRPSIVEKANGECRLLDGATGRCTVYGLRPLQCRLFPFWPSLLASPRAWMEESRRCPGMNQGKEHSGEEIAALL
- a CDS encoding flagellar basal body L-ring protein FlgH; amino-acid sequence: MNVMKRKALPVFLIVLALALPAWADSLWSDSANLFADRRPTRVGDIVTVTVAEKTSTKDEGKTDLSKTNASEVADGVGIFDFIKKLGFGSSSTMTGDASTERKHTLTTTITCLVTEVLPNGNLVIEGSRNVRTHEENLRLRIEGVIRPQDVGPDNSVASDRVANATLSVEGKGSVGRLQKPGILTQILQTIF
- a CDS encoding flagellar basal body P-ring protein FlgI is translated as MKNIGKTLLSLLILLAVASALPSAAAQVRLKDLATVGGARSNQLVGMGLVVGLQGTGDRGDLVLRMMKNMVDQFGISIDAGDLKSRNSAVVSVTADLPPFARPGQALDARVSAMGDAKSLEGGVLLQTPLKAANGAVYAAVQGPVLVGGFSAGGQAASVSKNITTTGRIAGGVLVEREVASSFTGPGGTLSLLLNQPDFTTARRMAEAINAQFGAVARPEDAGRVEVAIPPAYAATPSAFIAELEALPVRPDATARVVVNERTGTVVMGGNVRIDTVAVAHGNLTVQVVEQPQVSQPQPFGQGQTAVVPRTAVSAQEGGGQLITVPEAGTVDELVAALNGVGASPRDMIAILQAIDRAGALHGELVVM
- the truA gene encoding tRNA pseudouridine(38-40) synthase TruA, which codes for MRWAAEVAYLGSAFSGWQRQAGSVTVQGALEEALTRLNGVPSVVEGAGRTDGGVHARGQVVSFDTARRWEPSRLRLALEGNLPQTLRVLRVAPVDGAFRARHDAQYREYVYFLWTETCCYPHLAPYVWHNRTWQDLEPLRACCRLLPGTHDFRAFCRAADCPDESRRTLYAVTLLRRGPIVRLRIRGRGFLTNMVRIIVGSLDAVARGKRDPSWFASLLGGKGREESGRTAPPQGLFLWKVGYVPSPWRETSEENMRATGVEE
- the flgA gene encoding flagellar basal body P-ring formation chaperone FlgA, which encodes MRAPLRLAPLLLALLLAAGAAWAADLSIEIPASVQARGGVVSLGEVAALGGDAELVRVVSGLTVHPDRQGRLTRKDVIDALQEAGIGGIRLRIVMAESVSVAGAGTTAGLVKALVGWPWGLEASPVDLPRGARIAAGQTVQIGEASVTLRLRLPDGGERALPVRLRWFQPAPVATRPLKKGDVLREGDLFLRTVERDSLRDIPFSLEGLLGSRLARDVPAGSALTRGDFETLPLVERRDRVILRARSGSLVVVASAQALDSGALGETVRVRNMESRVVVEAVVVGPGVVEAR
- a CDS encoding energy-coupling factor transporter transmembrane component T family protein — protein: MQFLNHMTLGQYVPADSFVHHLDPRCKIVAAVALLTGVFLVSDLRLFPLWALLLPCLAFLARIPLTMVLRSARPVVVLVLLTALIHVFFTKGEAIWQWGIVSITGEGLVMAARMGLRLFFLVLFAGLLTLTTSPMELSDGLERLFSPLTPLGFPAHDLAMMMTIALRFIPTLLDETDRIMKAQLARGADLDRGNVVRRLRAFIPVLVPLFVIVFQRADDLATAMEARGYRGGRGRTRLNPLKWRLRDGAALAVVVAVVAAAVVADRILL
- a CDS encoding flagellar hook-basal body protein; protein product: MFRGIYTGTSAMLVQSAGIDVAANNLANVGTSGFRGRRAVNEAFPSLLMSRIEADEKRFGVERRLVLGGKTPIGDAALTTVLSETALRTSAGSVQVTGNPLDVAAGEEGYFVVTDDGGNVFYTRSGHFVRDDQGRLVTHDGYRVQGDGGDIEFGEGQELLIGDGGQISVDGEIVGNLRFVTFENPTWLRQVGKSLVTETEASGAAQDLDNYRIIPGALEMSNVHVVEEMVRMMDAHRAYEASAKCVTTQDESASRLTTAFGKTG
- a CDS encoding IS3 family transposase (programmed frameshift), which produces MAAKRQRRSAEFKSKVAFAALKGDKTLAQLSGEFEVSAVQIGQWKKQLLQGGPEIFQRKGTPMDVETSMAPLYQEIGRLKMELDWLKKKSQALTLEGKRTSIDPEHPSISVRRQCDLLDLNRSSFYYASSSATETAENLEIMELIDGRYTCAPSYGSRRMTAWLRRQGQDVNRKRIGRLMRLMGLEGIGPKPGTSKPHPEHEIYPYLLRNAVIVRPNQVWSTDVTYLPMSGGFMYLAAVIDWHSRFVLSWELSNTLDAEFCVVALDRALRQGTPEIFNTDQGCQFTSKAFLSLLKEKEIRISMDGRGRALDNIFVERFWRTLKYEWLYLNDYERVRDLRCGLREYMDFYNDERLHSSLNYRTPREVHFADREGPMAV